A stretch of Brassica rapa cultivar Chiifu-401-42 chromosome A08, CAAS_Brap_v3.01, whole genome shotgun sequence DNA encodes these proteins:
- the LOC103834469 gene encoding uncharacterized protein LOC103834469 yields MTRRSVSWRLITCLSSSPKLSLNVLCLVVTVFVLLQIWSFHITLQPILLPPSLLTYLNNHQQQQQPEVSHNDCLMEKLRESVTFLPLKDLRYSNKPLEGHTWFMSSLYDNQTKGEVQYQEFPSESSKGKLLCLKGFDKHDGSWNYYALAWPQALPVNASLKKGLTFVSYNHYDYGNMWHGLSAMVPFVAWSLRNQCERPQRWVLYHWGELRFNMGNWLNEIITATYSQEPEFVRFGDENTPVCFEKAVVMRHNEGGMSRERRIEVFDLIRCKARNYCNISSSNTSKPRIGMTLLMRTGPRSFKNVSAVTNVFKRECKRVEGCELKVAYSNNLTFCEQVELMRNTDVLVSPHGAQLTNLVLMDRNSSVMEFYPKGWLKLAGVGQFVYQWGANWSGMKHEGAWRDPFGETCQFPDTDRRCMSVYKNGKIGYNETYFGDWARSVLGKFRVRNMEEVVERNHDGCRC; encoded by the coding sequence ATGACTAGACGCAGTGTTTCATGGAGACTAATCACTTGCTTATCCTCCTCTCCTAAGTTATCCTTGAATGTCTTGTGCCTCGTCGTCACAGTCTTTGTTCTTCTCCAAATATGGTCATTTCACATTACCTTACAACCCATTTTACTCCCTCCATCACTACTCACATATCTAAACAaccaccaacaacaacaacaacctgAAGTATCCCACAACGATTGCTTGATGGAGAAACTACGTGAGTCGGTAACATTCCTTCCCCTTAAAGACCTTCGTTATTCAAACAAACCACTCGAAGGTCATACATGGTTCATGAGCTCTCTCTATGATAACCAAACCAAAGGGGAGGTTCAATATCAAGAGTTTCCTTCAGAATCTTCCAAAGGAAAGCTCCTGTGCTTGAAAGGGTTTGATAAACATGATGGGTCATGGAACTACTATGCACTGGCTTGGCCTCAAGCTCTTCCGGTCAACGCCAGTCTCAAGAAGGGACTGACATTTGTTTCCTATAATCATTACGATTACGGTAACATGTGGCATGGACTATCTGCCATGGTTCCGTTTGTTGCTTGGAGCTTAAGAAACCAATGTGAAAGGCCTCAAAGATGGGTTTTATACCACTGGGGAGAACTCAGGTTCAACATGGGGAACTGGTTGAACGAGATCATCACAGCTACTTACAGTCAAGAACCAGAATTTGTACGGTTTGGTGATGAGAACACACCGGTTTGCTTTGAGAAAGCAGTTGTTATGAGACACAACGAAGGTGGAATGTCAAGGGAAAGAAGAATAGAAGTCTTTGATCTCATTAGATGCAAAGCAAGAAACTACTGTAACATCAGCTCATCCAATACCTCAAAACCCCGAATAGGTATGACATTGCTTATGAGAACCGGACCAAGATCGTTCAAAAATGTTTCAGCCGTGACAAATGTTTTTAAGAGAGAGTGTAAGAGAGTAGAAGGGTGTGAACTAAAGGTTGCTTATTCAAACAATCTAACATTTTGTGAGCAAGTGGAGCTAATGAGAAACACAGATGTGTTAGTGTCACCACACGGTGCACAACTCACTAACTTGGTTCTAATGGATAGGAACAGTAGTGTGATGGAGTTTTACCCTAAAGGATGGCTTAAGCTTGCAGGTGTTGGTCAGTTTGTGTACCAATGGGGAGCTAATTGGTCAGGAATGAAACATGAAGGAGCGTGGCGTGATCCATTTGGAGAAACATGTCAATTTCCTGATACTGATAGACGATGCATGTCGGTCTACAAGAACGGTAAGATCGGATACAATGAGACTTATTTTGGCGATTGGGCAAGAAGCGTTTTGGGTAAGTTTAGAGTAAGAAATATGGAAGAGGTTGTTGAACGCAACCATGATGGATGTCGGTGTTAA
- the LOC103834470 gene encoding uncharacterized protein LOC103834470 — protein MATIASVWRRLVTCLSSLKFYLILLCLVATVFVLLQICSFQITQHSLSLPPALLTYLKHQPEQQSENKTAYLVEKLRESVTFLPLKDIRFSNKPLEGHTWFMSSLLDNQTKGEAQYQEFPSDSSNGRLLCLKGIDEHDGSWNYYALAWPEALPTNAMLQEGLTFVSYNQYDYGNLWHGLTAAFPFVSWSLRNQCEKPQKWVLYHKGELRYWMGNWLSEILTATYGQEPEIIHFVDKNKPVCFEKAVVMRHNEGGMSREKRLEVFDHLRCKVRNYCNIASSETSKPRIGMTLLLRTGARSFKNESAVINVFKRECERVDGCVLSVSYSNNLTFCEQVELMKRTDVLVSPHGAQLTNLFLMDRNSSVMEFFPKGWLKLAGVGQLVYKWGANWSGMRHEGAWHDPFGETCKFPDTDKRCMSLVYKNAMIGYNETYFGEWARLVLGKVNIRKKEEIPEHNHVSLDVCSQC, from the coding sequence ATGGCGACTATAGCCAGTGTTTGGCGAAGGCTAGTTACTTGCCTATCCTCCCTTAAGTTCTATTTGATACTCTTGTGCCTTGTGGCCACTGTTTTTGTTCTTCTCCAAATCTGTTCATTTCAAATCACTCAACATTCCCTTTCACTCCCACCTGCACTCTTAACGTATCTGAAACACCAACCTGAACAACAATCTGAGAACAAGACAGCTTACTTGGTGGAAAAGCTACGTGAATCAGTGACATTCCTTCCACTCAAGGACATTCGCTTTTCAAACAAGCCACTCGAAGGTCACACCTGGTTCATGAGCTCTCTCTTAGATAACCAGACCAAAGGCGAGGCTCAGTATCAAGAGTTTCCTTCAGATTCTTCCAACGGAAGGCTTTTATGCTTGAAAGGTATCGATGAACATGATGGATCATGGAACTACTACGCGTTGGCTTGGCCTGAAGCTCTTCCGACCAATGCCATGCTTCAGGAGGGTTTGACTTTTGTTTCATACAATCAATACGATTACGGTAACTTGTGGCATGGACTAACCGCAGCATTCCCATTTGTTTCTTGGAGCTTAAGAAACCAATGTGAAAAGCCTCAAAAATGGGTTTTATACCACAAGGGAGAACTAAGGTACTGGATGGGGAATTGGTTGAGCGAAATACTCACAGCCACTTATGGTCAAGAGCCAGAGATTATACATTTTGTTGATAAGAACAAGCCGGTTTGCTTTGAGAAGGCAGTTGTAATGAGACACAATGAAGGTGGAATGTCAAGGGAGAAAAGACTAGAGGTTTTCGACCACCTTAGATGCAAAGTGAGAAACTACTGTAACATCGCTTCATCCGAGACATCAAAACCGCGAATCGGTATGACATTGCTACTGAGAACTGGAGCCAGATCATTCAAAAACGAGTCAGCCGTCATCAATGTCTTCAAAAGGGAGTGTGAGAGAGTAGATGGGTGTGTGTTAAGTGTTTCTTATTCGAATAATCTAACATTTTGCGAGCAAGTGGAGCTGATGAAGAGGACCGATGTGTTGGTATCACCACACGGTGCACAGCTGACTAACTTGtttctaatggatagaaatagtAGTGTGATGGAGTTTTTCCCTAAAGGATGGCTTAAGCTAGCTGGAGTTGGTCAACTTGTGTACAAATGGGGAGCTAATTGGTCAGGGATGAGACATGAAGGAGCGTGGCATGACCCCTTTGGAGAAACATGTAAGTTTCCTGATACTGATAAGCGATGTATGTCGTTGGTTTATAAAAACGCTATGATTGGATACAATGAGACATATTTTGGTGAGTGGGCGAGACTTGTTTTGGGTAAGGTTAACATTAGAAAGAAGGAAGAGATTCCTGAACACAACCATGTTTCTCTTGATGTATGTTCTCAATGTTGA